Proteins from one Oncorhynchus tshawytscha isolate Ot180627B linkage group LG16, Otsh_v2.0, whole genome shotgun sequence genomic window:
- the LOC112216299 gene encoding teashirt homolog 2, producing MPRRKQQAPKRATVYEPDEHGVMRETIPEDNRENDTPTEEKTSPKASEDKEMDNKSSYSYQDSPVSVLSHQEAELESRLSDASDRLSLSDFKSSSPPESQKDEGSSGSKYKDDMHSSLEKMRAAYANFLSDSYCTGIGMDLKISKTPSKANCDSTNVSTKSEFDWHQDALSKTFQQTHSPKPVSKPNLFSSVHLYRQSSKAGGTVFTGASRFKCKDCSAAYDSIVDLTVHMNKSGHYQDNNHGKPSNASTSSSKSRKRNLQDMEGKEDAQKVLKCMFCGHSFESLQDLSVHMIKTKHYQKVPLKEPIPVLSPKLLPPAKKRTYEANRPCSPDSTTGLAGYSEAQRSAAISNANSNRYGYQNGASYTWQFETCKSQILKCMECGSSHDTLQQLTTHMMVTGHFMKVTNSASKKGKQLALDPLVIEKMQVLAEPLANETDGDKVSPKTYSPRVSEKDSQRDDTLDKMEESEVKDDKADSEDQKAGNRVIKYRYLREEDLEQQGLSGGGGDILKSLANTVASAINKAQTGTPSWSAYPSIHASYQLSGIIKSSTHLSASPPIQIKHTFNHKLRPIAPKGKFLQGAGGVDTPQQPYRKADTKKEKIGISDGKERLNIKFDLVENNDSDCQDDSSTSSKLNADCLNEGSDVIRGKLSPDFSDRGKTPSPPATGGRSTTSELVNDTPEILGINPLSALQSVLNSHLGKANKPTNSRSENSKPSARSQSILAELNQSMEKPAVVHATPARNSANIAFLFASNDQPIDLTKYKPNKPSSSHLQTFAPMPQKHALSDIADMVKVLPKATTPKASMPSRIPTMKLESDVRRSEDVSAEVYSVHKRKGRHSNWNPRHLIILQAQFVSSLFLTSEGKYLLSDLGPQERMHISKFTGLSMTTISHWLANVKYQLRKTGGTKFLKSMDTGHPIFYCNDCASQFRTPPAFISHLESHLGFQIKDMRKLPIEHQTKVEEPELSKALSVRATETLVTEEDVDTKFKCKLCCRTFASNHAVKLHLSKTHSKSPDNHSQYVEMDKE from the coding sequence TATACGAGCCTGATGAACATGGCGTCATGCGAGAGACCATCCCTGAGGATAACAGAGAGAACGACACTCCAACTGAAGAGAAGACGAGTCCCAAGGCCTCAGAGGACAAAGAGATGGACAACAAAAGCAGCTACAGCTACCAGGACTCCCCCGTCAGTGTCCTTTCCCATCAAGAAGCCGAGTTGGAGTCGCGTCTTAGCGACGCCAGCGATAGACTCTCACTCTCAGACTTCAAAAGTTCCTCACCACCTGAAAGCCAGAAGGACGAGGGGAGCAGCGGTTCGAAATACAAGGATGACATGCACAGCAGCCTGGAGAAAATGAGGGCCGCCTATGCTAACTTCCTCTCAGATTCCTACTGCACAGGGATCGGAATGGACTTGAAAATTAGCAAAACTCCCAGCAAGGCTAACTGTGACAGCACCAATGTTAGCACCAAGAGTGAATTTGACTGGCATCAGGATGCACTATCCAAAACCTTCCAGCAAACACACTCCCCAAAGCCTGTGTCCAAACCCAACCTCTTCAGCTCGGTCCACCTCTACAGACAAAGCAGCAAAGCAGGTGGGACAGTGTTTACAGGGGCCAGCCGTTTCAAGTGTAAGGACTGCAGTGCAGCCTATGACAGTATTGTGGATTTGACAGTGCACATGAACAAGAGTGGACATTACCAGGACAACAATCATGGCAAACCAAGCAATGCCTCCACATCCTCTTCCAAATCAAGGAAACGAAATTTGCAAGACATGGAAGGGAAAGAGGATGCACAAAAAGTTCTGAAGTGTATGTTCTGTGGCCATTCTTTTGAGTCCCTCCAGGACTTGAGTGTCCATATGATAAAAACTAAGCATTACCAAAAAGTACCTTTGAAAGAACCTATTCCAGTACTCTCACCGAAATTACTGCCACCAGCAAAGAAACGGACCTATGAGGCCAACAGACCTTGTTCTCCTGATTCTACCACAGGGTTAGCTGGCTACAGCGAGGCCCAACGGTCCGCTGCTATTTCAAATGCTAACAGTAATCGCTATGGTTATCAGAATGGGGCTAGCTACACTTGGCAGTTTGAGACATGCAAATCTCAGATTCTAAAATGCATGGAGTGTGGAAGCTCACACGATACCCTGCAACAACTCACCACTCATATGATGGTCACTGGACATTTCATGAAAGTTACAAACTCAGCCTCTAAGAAAGGGAAACAGTTAGCTCTGGATCCCTTGGTTATAGAAAAGATGCAGGTATTAGCTGAGCCGCTTGCTAACGAAACTGATGGCGATAAAGTGTCTCCAAAAACATATTCCCCAAGGGTCAGTGAGAAAGATAGCCAGAGGGATGACACATTGGACAAAATGGAAGAAAGTGAAGTGAAAGATGACAAGGCAGACAGTGAGGATCAAAAGGCAGGGAACAGGGTGATTAAATATCGCTATCTTCGTGAGGAGGATCTGGAGCAGCAGGGATTGTCAGGTGGAGGAGGGGATATCCTCAAGTCTTTAGCCAACACAGTGGCCTCTGCAATCAACAAGGCTCAGACTGGGACCCCCAGCTGGAGTGCCTACCCCAGTATCCACGCTTCCTATCAACTCTCTGGGATCATCAAGAGCAGCACTCATCTCTCAGCGTCTCCCCCCATTCAGATAAAGCACACGTTCAACCACAAGCTGAGACCGATCGCCCCAAAGGGGAAGTTTCTTCAGGGTGCTGGGGGAGTTGACACTCCACAGCAACCGTATCGAAAAGCGGACACCAAGAAAGAAAAGATTGGCATTAGCGATGGTAAAGAACGTCTGAATATTAAGTTTGATCTGGTGGAGAATAATGACAGCGATTGTCAGGACGATTCCTCTACCTCTTCAAAGCTCAATGCAGACTGTCTGAATGAAGGGAGTGATGTGATCAGAGGGAAGTTGAGCCCAGATTTCTCAGACAGAGGCAAGACACCAAGCCCTCCTGCCACCGGTGGAAGAAGCACTACTTCAGAGCTTGTCAATGACACCCCGGAAATACTCGGCATAAACCCTCTAAGTGCACTGCAGTCAGTTCTGAACAGCCATTTGGGTAAAGCAAATAAGCCCACCAATTCAAGATCTGAAAATAGTAAACCATCTGCTCGCTCTCAATCTATATTAGCTGAACTCAACCAGAGTATGGAGAAACCAGCAGTGGTGCATGCTACCCCTGCTAGGAACAGCGCTAACATTGCCTTCCTGTTTGCTAGCAATGATCAGCCAATAGACCTGACAAAATATAAACCTAACAAGCCAAGTTCCTCCCATCTACAAACCTTTGCCCCAATGCCACAGAAACACGCTCTGTCTGACATTGCTGACATGGTTAAGGTTCTTCCTAAAGCCACCACACCAAAAGCCTCTATGCCATCAAGGATACCCACCATGAAACTGGAATCAGACGTGAGACGCTCTGAGGACGTGTCGGCTGAGGTATACTCGGTTCACAAGCGCAAGGGAAGGCATTCGAACTGGAACCCCCGACATCTTATCATCCTCCAAGCCCAGTTCGTCTCCAGCCTCTTTCTGACTTCTGAGGGCAAGTACTTACTCTCAGATCTTGGTCCTCAAGAACGAATGCACATCTCTAAGTTTACTGGACTGTCCATGACAACCATCAGCCACTGGTTGGCCAATGTGAAATACCAACTTAGGAAAACAGGGGGGACCAAGTTTCTGAAGAGCATGGACACTGGCCATCCAATCTTCTACTGCAATGACTGTGCTTCCCAGTTCAGGACACCACCAGCATTCATCTCTCACCTGGAATCACACCTAGGGTTCCAAATCAAAGATATGCGCAAATTGCCTATTGAGCATCAGACGAAGGTAGAGGAGCCAGAACTGTCAAAGGCTCTCAGTGTCCGTGCGACAGAGACGCTAGTCACAGAGGAGGATGTTGACACTAAGTTCAAATGTAAGCTGTGTTGTAGGACATTTGCTAGTAACCATGCAGTTAAACTCCACTTGAGTAAAACTCACAGCAAATCACCTGATAACCATTCACAATATGTGGAAATGGATAAAGAGTAG